The following coding sequences lie in one Actinomycetota bacterium genomic window:
- a CDS encoding UDP-N-acetylmuramoyl-L-alanyl-D-glutamate--2,6-diaminopimelate ligase, with translation MTTTTLQSLAEAIGANAPGLDIGVSGIAYRSDRVGDGDVFFCIPGFAHDGHDFAADAVARGAAALVVERLVDVAGDVPQVRVPDTRRALALGSAHLHGDPSGRMDVVGVTGTNGKTTTTYLVDSILRASGRVTGVIGTVETRIGGRRLAAARTTPESADLQALLSEMAEEGVSAVAMEVSSHAIDLCRVDGVHFAVAAFTNLTQDHLDYHQTIEEYWSVKKRLFTDMPVRYRVVNIDDPLGAGLAAELDEVLTVSIGGLEADVLADDVTLSAEGVRFRLVTPSGVADISLPLTGDYNVSNAAVAAGCAHVLGVDIETIARGLGDAHQVPGRLERIEEGQPFAVYVDYAHTPDSLAKAIAAVREVTTGRVLVVFGCGGDRDPEKRPMMGAAVSEGADHAIITSDNPRSEDPVGIVLQIEDGMRGGSASYEVELDRRRAISHALTQAVCGDSVLIAGKGHEDYQILADRTIHFDDREVAREELGLPC, from the coding sequence GTGACTACGACTACCCTTCAGAGTCTTGCAGAGGCAATCGGAGCGAACGCTCCCGGTCTCGATATCGGCGTCTCTGGCATCGCATACCGCTCGGACCGGGTCGGGGATGGCGATGTCTTCTTCTGCATTCCGGGATTCGCGCACGACGGGCACGATTTCGCAGCTGACGCGGTCGCCCGTGGTGCAGCGGCGCTAGTCGTTGAGCGTCTTGTCGACGTTGCGGGTGACGTCCCTCAGGTGCGAGTACCGGACACCAGGCGAGCACTTGCGCTCGGTTCGGCGCACCTCCACGGTGATCCGAGTGGGCGTATGGACGTCGTCGGCGTGACCGGAACGAACGGCAAGACAACCACGACGTACCTGGTCGATAGCATTCTTCGTGCTTCCGGACGCGTGACCGGCGTCATCGGCACCGTGGAAACGCGCATCGGCGGTAGACGACTGGCCGCGGCAAGGACGACGCCAGAGTCGGCCGACCTGCAGGCGCTCTTGTCGGAAATGGCCGAGGAGGGAGTCTCTGCTGTCGCGATGGAAGTCTCCTCTCACGCGATCGACCTGTGTCGCGTCGACGGCGTGCACTTCGCGGTCGCCGCGTTCACGAACCTGACACAGGACCATCTGGACTACCACCAGACCATCGAGGAGTACTGGTCGGTCAAGAAGCGGCTCTTCACCGACATGCCGGTTCGCTACCGCGTGGTCAACATCGACGACCCGCTCGGCGCAGGTCTCGCCGCTGAACTGGACGAGGTCCTTACCGTGAGCATCGGCGGGCTAGAGGCCGACGTACTCGCCGATGACGTCACACTGTCAGCCGAGGGTGTACGATTCCGGCTGGTCACACCGTCGGGGGTCGCGGACATCAGCCTGCCGCTTACAGGTGACTACAACGTGAGCAACGCGGCGGTGGCTGCTGGGTGTGCGCACGTCCTTGGCGTGGATATCGAGACCATCGCGCGGGGGTTGGGGGACGCGCATCAAGTCCCGGGTCGTTTGGAGCGCATAGAGGAGGGGCAGCCCTTTGCCGTCTACGTGGACTATGCGCATACGCCCGACAGTCTGGCGAAAGCCATCGCGGCGGTGCGAGAGGTCACCACGGGGCGGGTCCTGGTCGTGTTCGGATGCGGTGGAGATCGGGACCCGGAGAAGCGGCCGATGATGGGCGCGGCGGTGTCGGAGGGGGCCGATCATGCAATCATCACCAGCGACAACCCGCGCTCGGAGGATCCGGTCGGAATCGTCCTGCAGATAGAGGACGGCATGCGAGGCGGCTCCGCATCATACGAGGTGGAACTGGACCGCCGGCGAGCGATCTCACATGCGCTCACGCAGGCTGTTTGCGGTGATTCTGTGCTGATCGCGGGCAAGGGTCACGAGGACTACCAGATA